The sequence below is a genomic window from Theobroma cacao cultivar B97-61/B2 chromosome 6, Criollo_cocoa_genome_V2, whole genome shotgun sequence.
tttgtttGAATACACggaaataatatatttttacacTACAAACATCAAATAAGCACTTGGTAAAAGTTTATCTACGGGACAGGAAAAGAGACCCAACATTTCGCTTCGCTGCTAATAATTGAGTGTGAGCTACACAAAATATAGCAtaagaaaattattatctcttaatttttcctacatatatttatatttttttagaaataggaaaaaaaagatttaaattttattttttaagtaaaaaaattatatattaatcaataaaCTAAATACTCAAGtcttatatatttacattttaatctaaaaattaataaaaaaaaaaagaaaaacaaaattttaatcatgtGTGAGTGTAAACTAACCTAGTAGGGGCAACGGCACTCAACAGTTTACACTTCgcttaattttaaacccaaaagagaaataaatccACGTAAGCAAAAGAAACCACCCTCTCGCTCACTAAAAGTTATCCAGCTTCGACTCCGAACCTAACTCCATGACCGTTACACCGAACcagaatttaaaatattacgGAGCCTCCCCGTCCCCGTTATTACCTAAACCAAGGGAAacctcctcctcctcttctTTGTAAATCTATGAAAACATttccttctttgtttttctctcgCTGATGATTATTCTGGATCGTCCGATTATAGTCCAGAGCCCTGAGATGGTTTCCAAGATTATCAAGAGAACTCCGCCGCGGTCCATCAAACGCCACCGTCTTAACCACTGCCGGAGAAAGACTTCTCCGGCGAAGAAGAATGCCTCGTTCTCCGTCATTGCCTCCATAAACAAATCCATCAAGACGTGCCATCGCCGCCTTGTGAGGCTTTTCTCAAAGTTAGCCCACATAGCAACCCCTTCTACCACCAAACGCCGCCACAAGGGCTTCAAACTCctaaaacaagaagaagaatttgatGAATTCGAAAGCAATTTCATTGTTCCTCGTGCCCTTGAATTCGACCGCTGCTTGCTTCCACCGTTGATCTCGGAGACGAAAAGAACTATCTTTCTTGATCTTGACGAGACCTTGGTGCATTCAAGCCCTGACCCACCTCCCAAAATGTATGATTTTTTAGTAAGGCCGCACATTGAAGGtcaatttatgaatttttacgTATTGAAACGACCCGGCGTCGATCGTTTCTTGGAAGAAATCAGCAAGAAATACGAGGTGGTGGTGTTCACGGCAGGCCTCAAGCAATATGCTTCTCAGGTTTTGGATAAGCTTGATCCTAAGGGGTTAATATCGTACCGGCTTTATCGGGATTCGTGCAAGCAAGTGGAAGGGAAGTTTGTTAAAGACTTGTCTGAAATGGGGAGGGATTTGGGGAAAGTTGTGATCGTTGATGATAACCCGAATGCTTACTCTTTGCAGCCTGAGAATGCTGTCCCCATACGGCCGTTTGTGGAGGACGGTGAGGATAGGGAGCTGGAGAAGTTGGTGAAATTTTTTGAGTGGTGTGAACGGTTTGAGGATATGAGGGTGGCGGTCAAGCAGTATTTtagtggtggtggtggtagCGGTGGCGGCAGCACTGGTGGTGCAGAGGATCATGGCTTTGTGCAGTTGGACTTATGATGCTTACTTTGTTTAATGTGGTTCAATTTGTTCTCTTCTGATTTGTTGTAATTGTGTTTGAACAATAGATTTTGCTCAaattagaaaatgaaaaggtaAGATAATGcatttttttgttcaaattcCACTTATTGTTCTCTTAATTTGTCTTTCAGTTGTTTAATTTAAGGATTAAAGGATCCATAGCTAGTTTCAAACTTTCCAGCACAAAAATCATGAAGTTTGAAAGAATAAGCTCTAGCTACGATCCCTTTAAGTTGATAAAGCTATTGCTGAAATTTAGACGTGTCTTCCGAGCCTTTAagaacatatgcaaactatcCAGGTTGCTGGATACTCCTTCCTACAGTCTTTAGAAGATGCTATTCTGTTAGCCTACGGCCTGCtctttaaattaattcaacaAAAGCTTCTTCTATCAGTGCTATGATAGTACTTCCTTGATTTGCCCATTCTATTGTAGGATATCTCATCAAATCTAAGGCCAGACGACCAAAACACATTTGATGTTCAACACTGTAGTTTGAACAAATAGTACTACTTTGTATTTTGATCTTTGTCTTGAAATTTGTCCTACAGTATCATCGCAAAAATGTAATCCCATAATTGCAGTGGCATCTCCTGCATATAGAAGCCGCGTTCAATTTCTCCTGGTTAAACTTTTCACGTTTGTATCAAGGATTAGGTTGCTCATCAGTAAGCATAAATGAAGGGGGCATTTGTAGCTGCTTTGTGCATTTGTTATAACCTTTTCTTGAAGTATGAGAGTTCAGTAATCTCTTCATCTGCCTTGCCAGATTCAGAAGGAGTGTGAGCTGGAGCACTCAAAACGAGCATATCATTGCTTACAGACCGCCTTCTTAGTCCAATTGATCCAACTCTTGCTACTCTCAAGAAAGTGTCCTTCTTTGATTAAGCAAGTGTAGCGGAACCATCTGCAGGGTATGCAGCTTAAACTACAAGGCTTTTCGGAATGTAGTGCACAATTGATGGACAGGAGGTGATTGCCTTGGGGATAATATCAACTTtaccttttaaaatttttggcgAAATGTCTGTATTGAAcagcaaaagaagaaaagtaacCTCAATAGCATAGGCATTTCCAGTGAATTCACCACGATTTAGTCATGTGAAAGAAAATATGCGTCTTCACTACCATCGACAACAAGCCTTTTGAGTCAGCAACATTTTGAACAAAGAAGTCCTTCCGGTAAGGCTACTAGTAATGCAGGTAAACTGTAGGAGACTCAGCACGAGATGCCTTCAATTTCTCCATGGAGAATTAtcacaaaggaaagaaactttACCACTTTCTTTTATGTTCAAGATGAGCTTCTTATCTTCTCCATAAAACTAGCGTTTGATTGGGCTCACCTGAACAAGCAGCTCCCTATTTCCATATTAAATGTTAAGCCAAATGGCCACATTTCCTCCTCATCTTGTCAAAACATGTTAAAAGCTTCCAAACAACGCATTTGCTTCAGAGAATTCATCCTTGAGCAGATATtcttaaagaaacaaaagcaatATGTACAAGTTCTCTAAACACCAAATCATCTCTCCAAATCCTTAAAAGACAAGGAGTCACAATTCCTCTGTATGAGCACACATAGGAGATATTGGTGCATTAAGCTAAATGAAATTTGCATGTTCGAACTCACTTGAAACTAGCATATCATGAACCCTCGAATCACAATGCATAGAACTGGCAATGAATGCAAAGCAAATGCCCAATATAAGTTGATACAGTCTTGGACCCCTGGAGCCAAATACATTGTATTGAAGTCCTAGTCCTGAAACCATAAACCTAAACCTTAGAAacccaaaattcaaaattaatgcTCAACAGTCAGGGTCCTTCATCTAGGTTTAGATCAGTGTGCCACTGCTATCTTCTTTCTGAATCTTTTATATGCACCATAACTGGGACAGTTGGAAGCAACACATCTCTACTATTATAACCAAGGAAAAGATTTACAAAATGCCCTAATGAGGCGAAACAGCCAGAATTTCACATCCTAAGCTAACATAGATCTAATAAATAGAATTTGCAAACATGAGAAACATCACATGCCAAATAGACTTGAAATCAGCTCTAGAGCAGGGTGTCAAAGTCATCTATATGAAAACGGAATTGTTATGGTGCACCCATCAAGGATTTGATGGCTCCCCATGAAGTGAAAGAAGTGATTAAAGTCCAACCAATTCAGCCAACAAATTCTTGTACTAATAAGTAGAGTTCAAGTGAACATGTATCTTCTTGAGCGGCTGGATCACAACcatcaagaaaatcaagaagCAAATTTTAACCAATTCTCTCGCCTACATCCTCGCAGCTATCAAAATGGTAAATTCATTTCCCAAATTTCCACTTTAGATcaatccaaaagcaaaagaataAACTTGATTTGTGAATACTCCCTCTCCATTCTCAACTAATCCACATTGGGCAGCAAATCAAATagtggaaaaatgaaaaagaaaattagcctCCGAAAAAGGGAATGGAAACCCACATCAGTAATAAGATCACCATCAATTACCAAGTCACTAGTTCGtagaaacaaggaaaaaaattacaactaCAATCTCCTCTTGAACAACTCATTCATTCACAAGTAACTAGGACAGTACAAGAATAACAAAGAATACAATGAAgcaaaaaaggagagaaagcaAGTTGAAAGTGAATGAATATCAATCACAAAGAAAAACCTGTTGAGGCAAGCGCCAAGCCTCAGCCTTGCTAAAGCACAAATTATCCAGAGCTTCACTATGGCACCAACGGCACTTTGGGTTTTGCAAACATTGAGATCTTGACATCATTTCTCCACAGCTTGGGATCTGATTCTTGGTGTTCCTTTGCAAACCTAACAAGGTGCGGTACCGAGAGACTGAAGGTTCTTTGCCAGTGATGTTATCAGGCGAtgacgatgatgatgatgatgatgatgatgatgattggCTTAGAGTTAATAACAAAAGGAAGAGAATTGGGAAGAGGGCTGAAAGTTTAGAGCTTGCTGTTGCCATGGAGAGACTCTAGAAGTTGCTtgctgtttttctttttttctttttttgttttatgtcTTATGTTGAAAGGAGCTGTTTTTACCTTCCTTTTGTAACTAAGTAATTAACcggagaaaaaaatataaaaaataaaaatatgaagttaACACCGCAAAGAAAACGTGACATCAAAAGGACtccaagttttgaaggcagctCAAGTCCATCCGTCTCTTTCTTCAATTATTAATGAATTGAtccattttaatatttaatagaGATTTCTCTTATAATTCAACTCCAAAaggtttcttctttttctctcttttttttcgcctctatttttattttactcttccatttttttcctCTGTAAATAGTCTCCCTTTATGCCCTTATTCAGcttaagaatttaattaaattttaacacTTTATGGAGGGTTCCAATCAAAGTTATGGTTTTGATCATAATTCCAGAGTTCCAGAAAACCAGGTATTGGATTCTAGGGTTTCTTCTTTGTCCCTAAAGAAGGATACCGGCAGCCGGAACTCCGATTCTCTCGCTGTAAGTATTTGaaattgtttctattctttgaATTAGTCATGTAATTTTTGTATAGAGAAagtttggattttgattttgttttcctGGCCCCCATTTATCTGGGGGTatgtaaattttcatgttatGAATTATGGGTCTAGTTGTATTGATAATTTCAAGGTTAAGAATAGTAAAAAAAGATGcctttttttccttgaaattcAAAGTTTTTGGGATGTTTCTGATttgggattttttttctttttgtttacaATTATTTGCTTTTCGTTTTTATGTCAACAATAGGATGATAACACGGGACTTGAAAGATGTGATTCCCCAAGCAATGTTAGTTTAGAGAGGCAAGGGATGAATATTTCTGGAGAATGTGATGATGGGTTATCAGTTCCAACTAAAAGTATGGAGGAGTTGAATGATGAGGAAAAACAACCTAACACCACCTATCTGAAGTCGGGAAAATACTTCTTTTATGACTCCCCGCTTGCTGAAGACACTGGGGTTTGGATACCGGTCTCAGTTCCACCTATGCTTGAAGGTGATCATGAAGAGTCGGCTAGAGGTTTCCGTTCCAATGGGGGTTATTTCCCTGATGGTGACATGGGATGGGGCGAGTTCCTTGGGGAAGAGAAGGAGTTGACGATGTGGGATGTGATAGTGGAGATGATACTTGCTGCCCGAGGGAAAGTCAATGCTTTCACTTCCGGTGATATTCAAAGAAGTGGCATCTCGTGGCTGTCAAGTCATTTACTTGAGCAAGCTTGGCAAGAGATGTCTCAGACACTAACTGAAGCAAATATGGGTAGTGTGAAGGAAATTCTTGAAGCAGAACCGCCAAGGTGGTTGGCCGACAGTGCTGCTTCCACTTGTATGCTGTGTGGTGTAAGGTTTCACCCAATCATGTGTTCTAGACACCACTGTAGGTTTTGTGGAGGAATATTCTGTGGTGAGTGTTCTAAAGGAAGGAGTTTATTGCCAGAAAAATTCCGTGTTGCTGATCCACAACGGGTCTGTGATGTATGCTGTGTGCGGCTTGAGTCTGTCCAGCCATACTTGATGGACCAAGTCAGTAATGCTGCTCAACTGCCAACTCATGACCTGACAGACCTCAGTACTTTAAGATCTTGGGTTAATTTTCCTTGGGGGCAGTCCATGGAACATGAAATTTATAAGGCAACAAACACTATTCGGGGTTATATTACAAAGGTAAGAATTGATCTTTGAGGATTATGTATCATTGATGAAGTGGTAACCAATAAACTGGTGCATAGGGTTTTGCATAAAAGTGCACATTTCTGTGAATATGAGGGGCCATTTATTCTGCTAATTACTTTAGCTTGataattattcattttctTACTCAAAAGCTTCTCAGGATATTATTTCATGcaacaggaaaaaaaaatgagcaaGTTATTCACATATTTGCATGTTGAAGTGCCAACATACAGAACAAACTTGTAGAGTTGTTTTTTTGTCAATCTCTTTTCTTCCCATTCGGAAGTTTTCATAGCTTTTGGGCATTCTCACCCATTTCCTTTTTACTGGCCAGGTAGTTTCTTTGAAACCTGAGAAAGCAATTCCAGATTCCATTCTCCGAGAAGCAAAAGGCCTTGCCATAATATCTGTTGTGAAAATTGGTGCCATGGTTACATACAATATTGGAACTGGACTTGCGATTGCTCATAGAGAGAATGGCTCCTGGTCTCCACCCTCTGCCATTTCTTCATTTGGTGTAGGATGGGGAGCTCAGGTGAATATTTAATCTTTGTTCTTTAACATCACATACACTAAACTTCTCCTTATTGGAAATTCATATCCTCAAAGAAATTGGAAATGGTTGTATGCCATATATTCATCCTAGTGAAACTTCAAGGCTTGCTCTTTCTAGATTATGTGTATGGAACAAGATCAACTTTTGTCAATTCTTCAGAAGTAAAAGTGTGTATGTCCGTGTGAGATGCTGGTTCTAGCCTCTCTCTCACACAGATACTCCAGTCTCCGCTGCTGAGGATCATTTTTAGCTGcctttgtgtgtgtgtgtgtgtttttgGAGAAAGGGTaaaatttttccttgtttGTTGTTTTCCCAAAAGCAAGTTATTTacttttcaaataatttaaataaagacAAGCAAATGCTGAGACTCAGCTTTATTAATAAACGGCACAGAGTCTTGTTTTGAGCAAAGTGAACTCATTGGGGATATGTGGACGGTTAGATGAAATGGGCCAAAGGTGTGAAAtttcattattctttttcacttttctcctAATTATTAAGGGTTACATCTGCAGGCTGGGGGAGAACTGACggattttattataatattgagaACACATGATGCTGTCAAGACTTTTAGTAGCAATGCGCATCTTTCTGTTGGAGCTGGTTTGAGTGCGGCTGTAGGTATTGTTGGACGGGCAATGGGAGCTGATGTACGAGCTGGTGATGGTGGTTATGCTGCTTGTTATACATACAGCTGCACTAAAGGTATCTTTCTCTTATCGCTTGAggttctttccttttttgtaAATGTAGTTCAATTAAGTTAAGTCattggatttttatttttcttttagttaTTCAGATGGAAATGTTGACCAGCagttctttcttctttatatATTCTTGAACTTTTTACTTAAAAGAATGAGATGATAGTC
It includes:
- the LOC18596623 gene encoding CTD small phosphatase-like protein, whose amino-acid sequence is MIILDRPIIVQSPEMVSKIIKRTPPRSIKRHRLNHCRRKTSPAKKNASFSVIASINKSIKTCHRRLVRLFSKLAHIATPSTTKRRHKGFKLLKQEEEFDEFESNFIVPRALEFDRCLLPPLISETKRTIFLDLDETLVHSSPDPPPKMYDFLVRPHIEGQFMNFYVLKRPGVDRFLEEISKKYEVVVFTAGLKQYASQVLDKLDPKGLISYRLYRDSCKQVEGKFVKDLSEMGRDLGKVVIVDDNPNAYSLQPENAVPIRPFVEDGEDRELEKLVKFFEWCERFEDMRVAVKQYFSGGGGSGGGSTGGAEDHGFVQLDL
- the LOC18596625 gene encoding uncharacterized protein LOC18596625 — its product is MEGSNQSYGFDHNSRVPENQVLDSRVSSLSLKKDTGSRNSDSLADDNTGLERCDSPSNVSLERQGMNISGECDDGLSVPTKSMEELNDEEKQPNTTYLKSGKYFFYDSPLAEDTGVWIPVSVPPMLEGDHEESARGFRSNGGYFPDGDMGWGEFLGEEKELTMWDVIVEMILAARGKVNAFTSGDIQRSGISWLSSHLLEQAWQEMSQTLTEANMGSVKEILEAEPPRWLADSAASTCMLCGVRFHPIMCSRHHCRFCGGIFCGECSKGRSLLPEKFRVADPQRVCDVCCVRLESVQPYLMDQVSNAAQLPTHDLTDLSTLRSWVNFPWGQSMEHEIYKATNTIRGYITKVVSLKPEKAIPDSILREAKGLAIISVVKIGAMVTYNIGTGLAIAHRENGSWSPPSAISSFGVGWGAQAGGELTDFIIILRTHDAVKTFSSNAHLSVGAGLSAAVGIVGRAMGADVRAGDGGYAACYTYSCTKGAFVGCSLEGSVVTTRRRENSRFYGSQSITASDILLGSMPRPPAAATLYHALSDLYNTLS